The Trichosurus vulpecula isolate mTriVul1 chromosome 3, mTriVul1.pri, whole genome shotgun sequence genome includes a window with the following:
- the LOC118844150 gene encoding protein arginine N-methyltransferase 1-like: protein MAAAAEATNCIMESFVATLANGMSLQPPLEEVSCTQPESSEKPNAEDMTSKDYYFDSYAHFGIHEEMLKDEVRTLTYRNSMFRNRHLFKDKVVLDVSSGTGILCMFAAKAGARKVIGIECSNISDYAVKIVKANKLDHVVTIIKGKVEEVELPVDKVDVIISEWMGYCLFCESMLNAVLHAQDKWLAPDVFIFPDQATLYVTAIEDWQYKNYKIHWWENVYGFDMSCIKDVAIKEPLVDVVDPKQLVTNACLIKEVDIYTVHVDDLTFTSPFCLQVKRNDYVHALVAYFHIEFTRCHKRTGFSTSPESPYTHWKQTVFYMEDYLTVKTGEEVFGTIGMRPNAKNNRDLDFAIDLDFKGQLCELSCSTDYRMC, encoded by the coding sequence ATGGCAGCAGCAGCCGAGGCCACGAACTGCATCATGGAGAGTTTTGTGGCCACCTTGGCTAATGGGATGAGCCtccagcctccacttgaagaaGTGTCCTGCACACAGCCCGAGAGCAGTGAGAAGCCCAATGCTGAGGACATGACGTCCAAGGATTATTACTTTGACTCCTACGCTCACTTTGGCATCCATGAGGAGATGCTCAAGGATGAGGTGCGGACGCTCACTTACCGCAATTCTATGTTCCGCAACCGACACCTGTTCAAGGACAAGGTGGTGCTGGATGTCAGCTCGGGCACTGGCATCCTCTGCATGTTTGCGGCCAAGGCTGGGGCCCGGAAGGTCATTGGGATTGAGTGCTCTAACATCTCTGACTACGCTGTCAAGATCGTCAAGGCCAACAAACTTGACCACGTGGTGACCATCATCAAAGGCAAGGTAGAGGAGGTGGAGCTGCCTGTGGACAAGGTGGATGTGATCATCAGCGAGTGGATGGGTTACTGCCTCTTCTGTGAATCCATGCTCAATGCTGTCTTACATGCCCAAGACAAGTGGCTGGCTCCCGATGTCTTCATCTTCCCTGACCAGGCAACACTATATGTGACCGCCATTGAGGACTGGCAGTATAAAAACTACAAGATTCACTGGTGGGAGAACGTCTACGGCTTTGATATGTCCTGTATCAAGGACGTGGCCATCAAGGAGCCTCTCGTTGATGTGGTTGACCCCAAGCAGCTGGTGACCAATGCCTGCCTCATCAAGGAGGTGGACATCTACACAGTGCATGTGGATGACCTGACCTTCACCTCCCCTTTCTGTCTGCAAGTGAAGAGGAATGATTATGTCCACGCCCTGGTCGCCTACTTCCACATTGAGTTCACCCGCTGCCATAAGCGCACAGGCTTCTCCACAAGCCCTGAGTCCCCTTACACGCACTGGAAGCAAACTGTCTTCTACATGGAGGATTACCTCACAGTGAAGACAGGCGAGGAGGTCTTTGGCACCATTGGCATGCGGCCCAATGCCAAGAACAATCGAGACCTTGACTTTGCCATCGACTTGGACTTCAAAGGCCAGTTGTGTGAGCTGTCCTGCTCCACTGACTACCGGATGTGCTGA